Proteins from one Salmonella bongori NCTC 12419 genomic window:
- the hpaR gene encoding homoprotocatechuate degradation operon regulator HpaR, with translation MHDSLTIALLQAREAAMTYFRPIVKSHNLTEQQWRIVRILAESPSIDFHDLAFRSCILRPSLTGILTRMERDGLVLRLKPVNDQRKLYVMLTPQGQTLYAHARTQVEEAYRKIEADFTPGKMQQLMLLLDDLIALGGQHTDGEDDA, from the coding sequence ATGCATGATTCATTAACCATCGCACTGCTTCAGGCGCGCGAAGCGGCAATGACCTACTTCCGCCCCATCGTTAAAAGCCACAATCTGACCGAGCAGCAATGGCGCATTGTGCGGATACTGGCTGAAAGTCCATCCATAGATTTTCACGATCTGGCCTTTCGGAGCTGTATCCTGCGGCCAAGTCTGACGGGAATATTGACGCGTATGGAACGAGACGGGTTGGTGTTGCGATTAAAACCGGTGAACGATCAACGCAAACTTTATGTCATGCTGACACCTCAGGGGCAAACGTTGTATGCCCACGCCCGGACGCAGGTAGAAGAGGCTTATCGAAAAATTGAGGCGGACTTTACACCTGGGAAAATGCAGCAATTGATGTTGCTGTTGGACGATCTTATTGCCCTTGGAGGCCAGCACACTGATGGCGAAGACGACGCATAG
- the hpaB gene encoding 4-hydroxyphenylacetate 3-monooxygenase, oxygenase component: protein MKPEDFRTDSKRPLTGEEYLKSLQDGREIYIYGERVKDVTTHPAFRNAAASVAQLYDALHKPAMQDTLCWNTDTGSGGYTHKFFRVAKSADDLRQQRDAIAEWSRLSYGWMGRTPDYKAAFGCALGANPAFYGQFEQNARHWYTRIQETGLYFNHAIVNPPIDRHKPADEVKDVYIKLEKETDAGIIVSGAKVVATNSALTHYNMIGFGSAQVMGENPDFALMFVAPMDAEGVKLISRASYEMVAGATGSPFDYPLSSRFDENDAILVMDNVLIPWENVLIYRDFDRCRRWTMEGGFARMYPLQACVRLAVKLDFITALLKKSLECTGTVEFRGVQADLGEVVAWRNMFWALSDSMCSEATPWVNGAWLPDHAALQTYRVMAPMAYAKIKNIIERNVTSGLIYLPSSARDLNNPHIDQYLAKYVRGSNGMDHVERIKILKLMWDAIGSEFGGRHELYEINYSGSQDEIRLQCLRQAQSSGNMDKMMAMVDRCLSEYDQHGWTVSHLHNNDDINQLDKLLK, encoded by the coding sequence ATGAAACCTGAAGATTTTCGTACTGATAGCAAGCGTCCGTTAACTGGCGAAGAGTATTTAAAAAGCCTGCAGGATGGGCGAGAAATCTATATTTACGGCGAACGCGTTAAGGATGTCACGACGCACCCGGCATTCCGTAATGCTGCAGCGTCTGTCGCACAACTGTATGACGCATTACACAAACCCGCGATGCAGGATACCCTGTGCTGGAATACCGATACCGGCAGCGGCGGCTATACGCACAAATTTTTCCGCGTGGCAAAAAGCGCAGACGATCTGCGTCAACAGCGTGATGCTATCGCAGAATGGTCGCGCCTGAGCTACGGCTGGATGGGGCGAACACCGGATTATAAGGCAGCCTTTGGTTGTGCGCTGGGTGCGAATCCCGCCTTCTACGGCCAGTTCGAACAGAACGCTCGCCACTGGTACACCCGAATTCAGGAGACCGGCCTGTACTTTAACCATGCTATCGTCAACCCCCCTATTGACAGGCATAAACCCGCTGATGAAGTCAAAGATGTCTATATTAAGCTGGAAAAAGAAACGGATGCCGGGATTATTGTTAGCGGAGCGAAGGTCGTCGCCACTAACTCAGCACTGACTCACTACAACATGATTGGTTTCGGCTCAGCCCAGGTGATGGGCGAAAATCCCGATTTTGCGCTGATGTTTGTCGCGCCAATGGATGCTGAAGGCGTTAAACTCATTTCGCGCGCCTCTTATGAAATGGTCGCGGGCGCGACGGGCTCGCCGTTTGATTATCCGCTCTCCAGCCGTTTTGATGAAAATGACGCCATTCTGGTCATGGATAATGTGCTGATTCCGTGGGAAAACGTGTTAATTTACCGCGACTTTGATCGTTGCCGCCGCTGGACAATGGAGGGAGGATTTGCCCGTATGTATCCCCTGCAGGCCTGTGTTCGTCTGGCGGTTAAGCTTGATTTCATTACCGCGCTGCTGAAAAAATCGCTCGAATGTACCGGTACCGTGGAATTCCGGGGCGTGCAGGCCGATCTCGGCGAAGTGGTGGCCTGGCGCAATATGTTCTGGGCATTAAGTGATTCTATGTGTTCTGAAGCGACGCCATGGGTGAACGGCGCCTGGCTACCGGACCATGCCGCGCTGCAAACCTATCGTGTAATGGCGCCGATGGCCTACGCGAAAATTAAAAATATTATTGAACGTAATGTCACCAGCGGCCTCATTTACCTGCCTTCCAGCGCCCGCGATCTGAATAATCCGCACATCGACCAGTACCTGGCAAAATACGTACGCGGCTCTAACGGAATGGATCATGTCGAGCGTATCAAAATCCTTAAATTGATGTGGGATGCCATCGGCAGTGAATTTGGCGGACGTCATGAGCTCTACGAGATTAATTACTCAGGCAGCCAGGATGAAATTCGCTTGCAGTGTCTGCGTCAGGCCCAGAGCTCCGGCAATATGGATAAGATGATGGCGATGGTTGACCGCTGTCTCTCTGAGTACGATCAACATGGCTGGACGGTATCGCATTTGCATAATAACGACGACATCAATCAACTGGATAAGCTGCTGAAATAA
- a CDS encoding 4-hydroxyphenylacetate 3-monooxygenase reductase subunit, with the protein MQRDEQRLRFRDAMASLAAAVNIVTTAGHAGRCGITATAVCSVTDTPPSVIVCINANSAMNPVFQGNGRLCINVLNHEQELMARHFAGMTGMAMEERFHQPCWQNGPLGQPVLNGALAGLEGEISEVQTIGTHLVYLVAIKNIILSQDGHGLIYFKRRFHSVKLEMETPI; encoded by the coding sequence ATGCAACGAGATGAACAACGTCTGCGTTTTCGCGATGCGATGGCAAGTCTGGCGGCGGCAGTCAATATTGTCACCACAGCAGGTCACGCCGGACGCTGCGGTATCACAGCAACAGCAGTATGCTCAGTGACCGACACGCCGCCCTCTGTAATCGTATGTATTAATGCCAATAGCGCCATGAATCCCGTTTTTCAGGGCAACGGCAGGTTGTGCATTAATGTGCTTAACCATGAGCAGGAACTTATGGCACGCCACTTTGCTGGTATGACGGGGATGGCGATGGAGGAGCGTTTTCACCAGCCGTGTTGGCAAAACGGGCCGTTGGGCCAGCCGGTACTTAATGGCGCTCTGGCGGGTCTCGAAGGCGAAATCAGTGAGGTACAGACCATTGGCACGCATCTGGTGTATCTGGTAGCAATCAAAAATATTATTCTGAGCCAGGATGGACATGGCCTGATTTATTTCAAACGCCGTTTTCATTCGGTAAAGCTTGAGATGGAAACGCCGATTTAA